One Caretta caretta isolate rCarCar2 chromosome 6, rCarCar1.hap1, whole genome shotgun sequence genomic region harbors:
- the CPSF2 gene encoding cleavage and polyadenylation specificity factor subunit 2, which translates to MTSIIKLTTLSGVQEESALCYLLQVDEFRFLLDCGWDENFSMDIIDSLRKYVHQVDAVLLSHPDPLHLGALPYAVGKMGLNCAIYATIPVYKMGQMFMYDLYQSRHNTEDFTLFTLDDVDAAFDKIQQLKFSQIVNLKGKGHGLSITPLPAGHMIGGTIWKIVKDGEEEIVYAVDFNHKREIHLNGCSLEMLSRPSLLITDSFNATYVQPRRKQRDEQLLTNVLETLRGDGNVLIAVDTAGRVLELAQLLDQIWRTKDAGLGVYSLALLNNVSYNVVEFSKSQVEWMSDKLMRCFEDKRNNPFQFRHLSLCHGLSDLARVPSPKVVLASQPDLECGFSRDLFIQWCQDSKNSVILTYRTTPGTLARFLIDNPSEKVIDIELRKRVKLEGKELEEYLEKEKLKKEAAKKLEQSKEADIDSSDESDVEEDIDQPSVHKTKHDLMMKGEGSRKGSFFKQAKKSYPMFPAPEERIKWDEYGEIIKPEDFLVPELQATEEEKSKLESGLTNGDEPMDQDLSDVPTKCISATESMEIKARVTYIDYEGRSDGDSIKKIINQMKPRQLIIVHGPPEASQDLSESCRAFGGKDIKVYMPKLHETVDATSETHIYQVRLKDSLVSSLQFCKAKDAELAWIDGVLDMRVSKVDTGVILEEGELREDGEDLEMQVDMPSSESSVIAQQKAMKSLFDDDDKEVCEESEIIPTLEPLPPHEVIGHQSVFMNEPRLSDFKQVLLREGIQAEFVGGVLVCNNLVAVRRTETGRIGLEGCLCQDFYRIRDLLYEQYAIV; encoded by the exons ATATGTACACCAAGTTGATGCAGTGCTTCTTTCTCACCCTGATCCTCTACATCTCGGTGCTCTCCCGTATGCAGTTGGaaaaatgggtttaaattgtGCTATTTATGCAACCATTCCTGTATATAAAATGGGACAAATGTTTATGTATGATCTCTATCag TCTCGCCACAATACAGAAGATTTCACGCTCTTTACATTGGATGATGTAGATGCAGCTTTTGATAAAATACAGCAGCTCAAGTTCTCGCAGATTGTGAACTTGAAAG GGAAAGGGCATGGTCTTTCTATTACACCACTGCCGGCTGGTCATATGATAGGAGGCACAATTTGGAAGATTGTCAAAGATGGAGAAGAAGAAATTGTTTATGCTGTTGACTTCAACCACAAGAGGGAGAT CCATTTAAATGGATGTTCTCTGGAAATGTTGAGCAGGCCTTCGCTGCTTATCACAGATTCCTTTAATGCTACTTACGTACAACCCAGACGGAAGCAAAGAGATGAACAACTGTTAA CCAATGTCTTGGAGACGTTGCGAGGTGATGGAAATGTGTTAATAGCCGTGGATACAGCAGGCAGAGTTCTGGAACTTGCCCAACTTCTTGATCAGATTTGGAGAACAAAAGATGCAGGATTAGGAGTCTACTCTTTAGCACTTTTAAATAATGTCAGCTACAATGTAGTGGAGTTTTCTAAATCACAG GTTGAGTGGATGAGTGACAAACTGATGAGGTGTTTTGAAGACAAGAGGAACAATCCATTTCAATTCCGCCATCTCTCATTGTGTCATGGTCTTTCTGACCTGGCTCGAGTGCCTAGCCCAAAAGTCGTGCTTGCCAGCCAGCCTGATTTGGAATGTGGGTTTTCAAGAGATCTCTTTATACAATGGTGTCAGGATTCCAAAAACTCTGTAATTTTAACTTACAGGACCACACCTGGGACGCTAGCAAGATTTCTTATAGATAACCCTTCTGAAAAAGTTATAGATATAGAG ttgagGAAACGTGTAAAACTTGAAGGAAAGGAACTTGAGGAGTACCTAGAAAAGGAGAAACTAAAGAAAGAAGCAGCGAAAAAGTTAGAACAGTCCAAAGA GGCAGATATTGATTCCAGTGATGAGAGTGATGTTGAAGAGGATATTGATCAGCCATCAGTGCATAAAACTAAGCATGACTTGATGATGAAAGGTGAAGGTAGCCGAAAAGGAAGCTTCTTCAAACAGGCCAAGAAGTCTTATCCAATGTTTCCAGCCCCAGAAGAAAGAATTAAATGGGATGAATATGGGGAGATTATCAA GCCTGAGGATTTCCTAGTTCCAGAGCTTCAAGCAACCGAAGAAGAAAAGAGTAAATTAGAATCTGGTCTGACAAATGGAGATGAGCCTATGGACCAAGATTTATCAGATGTTCCTACCAAATGTATTTCCGCAACGGAATCAATGGAAATAAA AGCCAGAGTTACATACATAGACTATGAAGGACGCTCAGATGGTGactccattaaaaaaatcattaaccAGATGAAGCCACGACAGTTGATCATTGTCCATGGTCCACCTGAGGCCAGCCAGGACCTTTCAGAGTCTTGCAGAGCTTTTGGTGGGAAAGATATTAAAGTTTATATGCCTAAACTGCATGAAACTGTAGATGCAACCAGTGAGACTCACATCTATCAG GTCAGGTTAAAAGATTCTCTGGTCAGCTCCCTTCAGTTCTGTAAAGCGAAAGATGCAGAACTGGCTTGGATAGATGGCGTCCTGGACATGCGGGTTTCAAAAGTGGACACAGGAGTCATTCTGGAAGAAGGAGAGCTGAGGGAAGATGGAGAAGACTTGGAAATGCAAGTGGATATGCCTTCTTCTGAGTCCAGTGTTATTGCACAGCAAAAGGCCATGAAGAGTttgtttgatgatgatgataaggAAGTATGTGAGGAGAGCGAGATCATCCCTACTCTAGAACCACTGCCACCACATGAG GTTATTGGACATCAGTCTGTTTTCATGAATGAGCCAAGACTGTCTGATTTTAAACAAGTTCTTCTGCGAGAAGGAATTCAAGCTGAATTTGTAGGAGGGGTGCTTGTGTGCAACAACCTAGTGGCTGTTCGTAGG ACTGAAACAGGGCGCATTGGATTGGAAGGCTGTCTTTGCCAGGACTTCTATAGAATAAGAGATCTTTTATATGAGCAGTATGCCATTGTCTAA